The Pseudomonas sp. FP198 genomic interval TTGCCGACATCGATGCTGTCGCCGATCTTCAGGTCCAGTGCCGTCAGCAGCCGTGCTTCGACCCAGGCTTCCCCTGGGGCGGGGCGTCCGCCGGTTTCTTCCGGGGCGAAGGGCGCCGGGGCGCTTTTCAGTTCCCCGCGCAAGGGATAGATGTCATCGGCTGCCTTGACGCTGGACAGCTGGATACCGTTGTCGGTGGCGACAACGCTGGAAAACTCCACCACCCGGGCATGTTCCAGGCCCAGTTCGGTGCCGCTGCGGATCTGCTCCGGGCGGGCAGGGGAGCTGCCTTCGAGCAGCAGGTCGGCGCCGAGAAATTCGGTCGCGCGCATCATCATCGCGCCATTCAGGCGGGCGCCGAAGTAACCGATGGCGGTGCTCGCCGCCACGGCCACCAGCAGGGCGAAGAACAGCACGCGCAACTCGCCGGCGCGGGCATCGCGCAGCAACTGGCGCAGGGCAAGGCTGAACAGGCGCAACAGGGGCAAGCGTGCCATCAAGGCTCCAGGGGCGCGACCATCAGGCCGGCTTCAAGTCGGATCAGGCGCCGGCAGCGATGGGCCAGGCGTTCGTCATGGGTCACCAGCACCAGGGTGGTGCCGCGTTCCTTGTTCAGCTCGAACAGCAGATCGCTGATGCGTTCGCCGGTGTGGCTGTCGAGATTGCCGGTCGGCTCATCGGCGAACAGCACGTCGGGCTCGGCGGCAAAGGCGCGGGCAATCGCGACGCGTTGCTGTTCGCCGCCCGAGAGCTGGCGCGGCGAATGCGTCAGTCGTTGGCCGAGACCGACTCGTTGCAGTAGTTGCGTGGCGCGTTCCCGGGCATCCTTGCGGCCATCCAGTTCCAGCGGCAGCATGACGTTTTCCAGCGCGTTGAGGCTGTCGAGCAGTTGGAACGACTGGAAAACGAAACCGACGTGTTCGGCGCGAACCCGGGCGCGCTGGTCTTCGTCCAGTGCGCTGAGGGCTTGGCCGGCGAGGGTTACTTCACCGCTGCTGGGCAGGTCGAGGCCGGCCAGCAGCCCAAGGAGCGTGGATTTGCCGGAACCGGACGCGCCGACGATGGCCAGGCTGTCGCCCTTGTTCAGTTCCAGGCTGAGTTCGTGCAGGATGGTCAGTTCACCTTCCGCGCTGGGAACCACTTTGCTAAGGTCCTTCGCGGTGAGAATGCTTGAGCCCATGGAGAATCCGATGCGAGTGTGGTTTTTGAGTGCCGGCCTGGCCTTGATGTGCATGGTCCAGAACGCAGCGGCGGGTACAGTCCTGATCGTTGGCGATAGTATCAGCGCGGCTTTCGGCCTGGATACCCGCCAAGGCTGGGTGTCGTTGCTGGAACAACGGCTCAAGGCCGAGGGTTTCGACGATAAAGTGGTCAATGCATCGATCAGCGGCGACACCAGCGCAGGCGGCCTGGCGCGCCTGCCGACGCTGCTTGCAGCCCATAAGCCGGAGCTGGTGGTCCTGGAGTTGGGAGGCAACGATGGCCTGCGTGGACAGCCGCCAACACAATTGCAACAAAACCTTGCAGCGATGATCGACAGCTCCCGCGCCAGCGGTGCCAAGGTGCTTTTGCTGGGCATGCAGCTGCCGCCGAACTATGGGCGACGCTACACCGAGGCTTTCTCGAAGGTCTACAGCACCTTGGCCGAGGAGAAAAAAGTCCCGCTGGTGCCGTTTTTCCTCAAGGATGTCGGCGGCGTGCAGGGAATGATGCAGGGCGACGGATTGCACCCGTCCGTCGCGGCCCAGGGCAAGTTGCTGGAAAATGTCTGGCCGACGCTGAAACCGCTGCTTTGACGCTTTTCTACAGGCGGTCTTTCGGCTAATGTGGCGCCCCCGATTTGGAGCCCCCGATGCCGCGTCCCGCCTGGTCCCTGTTTGCCTACCAACTGATCGAGCCTGACGAACAGCTGGATCTGTTCGCCTGCCAGGAAGTGCGGGTGCATCTGGTGACCCGGCAGCTGGAGCTCGGCGGCTCGGCCGACCGGACCCTTTGCGGCAGTCTTTTGCCGGCGCAGCCACGCTGGTCGGCTGTCGACCGGAGGATTTTCCAGGACCATCGCCTCTGCTCCTTGTGCCGGGCGATCCTGGAATCGCAGAAGCGCGGTACCTCGCCGATCTGGCCGGAGCTGCGCTTCGAGTTGTGATCCCCTGATTCCGAGCATGTCCCTTGTGGGAGCGAGCCTGCTCGCGAAGACGGCCGCACGTCGGGCATCCATGCAAGCTGATCCATCGCATTCGCGAGCAGGCTCGCTCCCACGGGATCCTGGTCTGTCTCAAAATCTGCTACACATCGGACGCTTCGGCGCCGCTCTCCCCGAAATAACGGGACGCAGTGTACAATCGCGTTTTCATACCCTCTGTTCGATCTGCGAAGGATTTCCCGGATGTTGCCGCGCTTGCCTGCCGTCGCCCGCTGCCTGTCTCTTGCCGCCCTGTGTATGGCGGGGCCCGTTGCTGCATTGGAGCTGCCTCTGCCGCCACCGGGTGAAGACATCATCGGCCAGGTGCAGGTCATCAAGGCCAAGTACGAAGACACCTTCGCTGACCTGGGCACGACCTATGACCTGGGTTACACCGAGATGGTCGCCGCCAACCCGGGCGTTGACCCGTGGTTGCCGGGTGCCGGCACTGAAATCGTCTTGCCGACCCGTTTCATCCTGCCACCGGGCCCGCGCGAAGGCATCGTGATCAACCTCGCGGAATACCGTCTCTATTATTTCCCCAAGGGGCGGAACGTGGTCTACACCTTCCCGCTGGGAATCGGTCGCGAAGGTTGGGGCTCGCCCATCGCCCACACCAGCATCATCGCCAAGACGCCAAACCCGACGTGGACCCCGCCGGCCTCGATCAAGGCTGAACATGCCGCCGACGGCGATCCCTTGCCGAATGTGGTTCCGGCCGGCCCCGACAACCCGCTGGGCCCGTTCAAATTCACGCTGGGAACCCCGGGTTACCTGATCCATGGCTCGAACAAGAAGTTCGGCATCGGCATGCGTACCAGCCACGGTTGCTTCCGGATGTTCAACAACAACGTGCTGGAGATGGCCGGCATGGTGCCGGTGGGGACTTCTGTCCGGATCATCAACGACCCGTACAAGCTGGGCCTGAGTGGCGGCAAGGTTTACCTGGAAGCCCACACTCCGCTGGACGACAAGGGCAACCCGTCGGTGGTGGACAAACACACCGCGGTCATCAACGCGATGCTCAAGCGTGAGGATATCACCAGCAACTTGCGC includes:
- a CDS encoding arylesterase; protein product: MRVWFLSAGLALMCMVQNAAAGTVLIVGDSISAAFGLDTRQGWVSLLEQRLKAEGFDDKVVNASISGDTSAGGLARLPTLLAAHKPELVVLELGGNDGLRGQPPTQLQQNLAAMIDSSRASGAKVLLLGMQLPPNYGRRYTEAFSKVYSTLAEEKKVPLVPFFLKDVGGVQGMMQGDGLHPSVAAQGKLLENVWPTLKPLL
- a CDS encoding L,D-transpeptidase family protein produces the protein MLPRLPAVARCLSLAALCMAGPVAALELPLPPPGEDIIGQVQVIKAKYEDTFADLGTTYDLGYTEMVAANPGVDPWLPGAGTEIVLPTRFILPPGPREGIVINLAEYRLYYFPKGRNVVYTFPLGIGREGWGSPIAHTSIIAKTPNPTWTPPASIKAEHAADGDPLPNVVPAGPDNPLGPFKFTLGTPGYLIHGSNKKFGIGMRTSHGCFRMFNNNVLEMAGMVPVGTSVRIINDPYKLGLSGGKVYLEAHTPLDDKGNPSVVDKHTAVINAMLKREDITSNLRMNWDVVRDVVAAEDGLPIEIAVPSASAPMVSSAPIDLTQ
- a CDS encoding ABC transporter ATP-binding protein encodes the protein MGSSILTAKDLSKVVPSAEGELTILHELSLELNKGDSLAIVGASGSGKSTLLGLLAGLDLPSSGEVTLAGQALSALDEDQRARVRAEHVGFVFQSFQLLDSLNALENVMLPLELDGRKDARERATQLLQRVGLGQRLTHSPRQLSGGEQQRVAIARAFAAEPDVLFADEPTGNLDSHTGERISDLLFELNKERGTTLVLVTHDERLAHRCRRLIRLEAGLMVAPLEP